The window CAGAAAAAAAGAGGATAATTTCTTGACTATATTAATCGCGGTTTCATTAGTTAATTCTAACATGCTGAACTTAATTTTCTTGTCTGTTTTTCTCATTCTATTGCTTGCCAACGAGTTTTTGTTTAGTGTCATCAGAAACATTAGAATAAAAAGAGAACCTTCATTTATCAATGTTGTTCTACCTTCCTTGGGTTTATGGATTGCCAAAATTATCTACGATGCTTATTCCTTCCTTTACTTCCGAGGTTATATAGGCGGAGCGGAGCGGATGCTTCAGGGCCTTCATTCCTTTTTCTCAATGCCATTTTACCGTTCTGTAGGTGGGAGTATACAATCACCCGTGCAATTGCCACAGACAATTCAGCACGCTGTCGGAAGCTTACGTCTATTCTCATTTCTATGCTTTATGATAATTTCTGTAATTTCTACTTTCTATACTTTTTATGTCTTTTGGAAAAGGAGGAATCAAAATAGCTTTGATTTTTCTGATTCATTATTATTATTTTATCTAATAAGTCTTGGACTTACAACCCTATTTTACATTGCAACGTTATCACCAATAGAGTTTTGGGATCAATTTGGAATTTTTTTATTTTATCATTTTACTCCATCGTTGCTTTTAGCGCTGGCTGTTATATTTAAAGATCTGATAAAAAGAGTGGTAGAAAAAAACTCTTCAAGATACCGAATAAAAATCATAATGTTCTTTTTGTTGTTTGTCTCACTCATTTCACTTCTGCAAATAGCCGTATACCCCTCGGGTGGTTCCTTAAATTTAGTGGAATTCAGAACGTACGGACAATATTACTATCATAAAAAACACCTTATACTATTCCTAAGACACGCATCTGCTGGCATAAATGTTAAAGTGTTGGACGATAGTATCTTAGCACAAAATATAGAAATGTTTTCAAAAATAGGTTCTTTACCGCACCCGAGCGTCGAAAAAGATTACTTCCCCCCAGGTCTTAAAACTTACCAGATTTCCCGGCTTCAGAAGGAAGGCAATGTTGTATATAATTGTGTACAGTATCAAATAATTTTAATAGAAAAAATAATTCTATGCAAACTGTAGGTTGGAAATACATTTTTGGTCTACGGCTCTCCAGTATGTATCAAAAAATTACAAGAAAAAATAAAATAAATTGATAAAATGGTAAGTATTCTTCAAGTAGGACTTGGTGCCAATATTCCTTATTTTTTGTGCTATGGTTTACAAAAGACATATAACATACCTTGCGCACTCTTACTTCCAAAAGAGGCTCCTCTCCCTGAGCTTTACTACGGTTATGGAAGTGGAAATCCACTGAACATTGTCATACAAAAAGCTAAAATTTTACGATATCAACTTTTTGATACCTTGATTAAAAGAACTTTAACTACCAGATCGAGCGACATATATTTGCATATGCATGTAGGCAGATCTTTATCCACATACATGTTAACGAAGATGCTTAAAATATTTACAAGTTTACTCGGTCGGGACTTACACGTGGTATGGCATTTTCACGGCACTGATGTACGAACCATGCCAGAACTTCATAGAGCACTCTTCGTAAAAGGTTTCGTGGAAAAGTACTTTGTCTCTACACCGGATTTGCTTACTTATTCATATAAGATGGGAATTAAAGCGGAGTATCTACCAAATCCAGTGGATCCTTTGATAGAGCTCGGCTATGAAGATGAATCATTCATTCGACCTGAAGTGCTAAGTTATATAAATAAAATATCCCATGTAGGTAGGTATAAAAAAATGATATTTATACCGACGAGACAAGATCATACTAAGGGATTACAAACCTTTATTCATTTTTTGATGCATAGCCAAGTTGTGAAGAGATATCAAAATAAGGTATTTTTTGCAATTATTAAGTGGGGTAATTATTCAGGAGAATTTATTAAATCTCTAAAAAAGATGAACTTAGACGTCATAGTTTTACCACTACTAAATAGGCATGAATATTTGAAAGTTCTTAAGCTATCTGATATTGTCATAGGGCAATTTAAACTAGGAGTTTTTGGCTTAACGGAATTAGAAGCATTGGCTTTAGGAAAGCCTCTCATTAGGGGGAATTTGTTGCCAAT is drawn from Candidatus Methanomethylicota archaeon and contains these coding sequences:
- a CDS encoding glycosyltransferase translates to MIKRTLTTRSSDIYLHMHVGRSLSTYMLTKMLKIFTSLLGRDLHVVWHFHGTDVRTMPELHRALFVKGFVEKYFVSTPDLLTYSYKMGIKAEYLPNPVDPLIELGYEDESFIRPEVLSYINKISHVGRYKKMIFIPTRQDHTKGLQTFIHFLMHSQVVKRYQNKVFFAIIKWGNYSGEFIKSLKKMNLDVIVLPLLNRHEYLKVLKLSDIVIGQFKLGVFGLTELEALALGKPLIRGNLLPIVHSMYPERIPVYEVNLDNFDHVLSVVINEDENSSYNEILKRKHFIKNFHSIKRVTELYTRALKLKLA